From the genome of Vicia villosa cultivar HV-30 ecotype Madison, WI linkage group LG2, Vvil1.0, whole genome shotgun sequence, one region includes:
- the LOC131652382 gene encoding chalcone synthase 5 — protein sequence MVSVSEIRKAQRAEGPATILAIGTANPANCVEQSTYPDFYFRITNSEHKTELKQKFQRMCDKSMIKRRYMYLTEEILKENPSVCEYMAPSLDARQDMVVVEVPRLGKEAAVKAIKEWGQPKSKITHLIFCTTSGVDMPGADYQLTKLLGLRPYVKRYMMYQQGCFAGGTVLRLAKDLAENNKGARVLIVCSEVTAVTFRGPSDTHLDSLVGQALFGDGAAALIVGSDPVPEIEKPIFEMVWTAQTIAPDSEGAIDGHLREAGLTFHLLKDVPAIVSKNIDKALVEAFQPLGISDYNSIFWIAHPGGPAILDQVEQKLALKPEKMKATREVLSEYGNMSSACVLFILDEMRKKSIQNGLKTTGEGLEWGVLFGFGPGLTIETVVLRSVAI from the exons ATGGTGAGTGTATCCGAAATTCGCAAGGCTCAAAGAGCAGAAGGCCCTGCAACTATATTGGCCATTGGCACTGCTAATCCAGCTAACTGTGTTGAACAAAGCACATATCCTGATTTCTACTTTAGAATCACAAACAGTGAGCACAAAACCGAACTCAAACAGAAATTCCAGCGCATGT GCGATAAATCCATGATCAAGAGGAGATACATGTATCTAAcagaagagattttgaaagaaaatccTAGTGTTTGTGAATACATGGCCCCTTCATTGGATGCTAGGCAAGACATGGTGGTGGTAGAGGTACCTAGACTAGGCAAAGAAGCTGCTGTCAAAGCTATAAAGGAATGGGGGCAACCAAAGTCAAAGATTACTCACTTAATCTTTTGCACTACAAGTGGTGTAGACATGCCAGGAGCTGATTATCAACTCACCAAACTGTTAGGTCTTCGCCCATATGTGAAAAGGTATATGATGTACCAACAAGGATGCTTTGCAGGTGGCACGGTGCTTCGTTTGGCCAAGGATTTGGCTGAGAATAATAAAGGCGCTCGTGTGCTGATTGTTTGTTCTGAAGTCACTGCAGTCACATTCCGTGGTCCAAGCGATACTCATTTGGATAGTCTTGTCGGACAAGCATTATTTGGAGACGGAGCTGCTGCACTCATTGTTGGTTCTGATCCAGTACCGGAAATTGAAAAACCTATATTTGAGATGGTTTGGACTGCACAAACAATTGCTCCAGATAGCGAAGGAGCCATAGATGGACACCTTCGTGAAGCCGGGCTAACATTTCACCTTCTTAAAGATGTTCCCGCGATTGTCTCAAAGAACATTGATAAAGCATTAGTTGAGGCTTTTCAACCATTGGGAATTTCTGATTACAACTCAATCTTTTGGATTGCACACCCTGGTGGACCAGCAATTCTCGATCAAGTAGAGCAAAAGTTAGCCTTGAAGCCTGAAAAGATGAAGGCTACTAGAGAAGTGCTCAGTGAATATGGAAATATGTCAAGTGCATGTGTATTGTTTATCTTAGATGAAATGAGAAAGAAATCTATTCAAAATGGACTGAAGACAACAGGAGAAGGACTTGAATGGGGTGTGTTATTTGGCTTTGGACCGGGTCTTACCATTGAAACCGTTGTTTTACGTAGTGTGGCTATATGA
- the LOC131646998 gene encoding protein NRT1/ PTR FAMILY 6.3-like, translating into MATLPTTQEKTVSHAFDYKGFPAERSKTGGWTSASMILGGEIAERLATLGITVNLVTYLTGTMHLGNADSANIVTNFVGTSFMLCLFGGFLGDTYVGRYLNIAVFAAVQASGVALLTISTIIPSLSPPKCMEHTPCVQANTKQLMILFAALYVTALGTGGLKSSVPGFGSDQFDATDKQEKKQMIKFLNWFYFFANIGSLIAVTVLVYIQDHQGRDWGYGICVCAIVLALVVFLGGTRKYRYKKPVGSPLTQIAVVFVAAWRKRNLQLPSDSAELFTDDDGVLHEPPRMIKQRLPHSKQFRFLDKAAIKDFASAGGIMKINKWYLSTLTDVEEVKLVLRMLPIWASTVVFWTVQVQMMTLSVSQATTMDRRIGKSFQIPAASMTSFLIGTILLTIPFYDHFISPVAKKVLKNPQGLSPLQHTGVGLVLSILSMVAAALIEKKRLTFTQSHGLFNNPSGKTRLSVFWLVPQFCIVGSGEAFMYMGLLDFFLRECPDGMKTMSMGLFLSSRSLGFFFSSLLVSTVNKITGPIQPWIANNLNQGRLYNYYWLLAILSAINLFIYLACAKWYVYKDKRVSEESMEE; encoded by the exons ATGGCCACTCTCCCCACAACACAAGAAAAAACTGTCTCACATGCATTTGACTACAAGGGTTTCCCAGCAGAGAGATCAAAAACCGGTGGTTGGACTTCAGCTTCAATGATATTAG GAGGAGAAATTGCGGAGAGGTTGGCAACACTTGGCATCACTGTGAATTTGGTAACATATTTAACCGGTACAATGCATTTAGGAAATGCAGATTCTGCCAACATTGTTACAAATTTTGTTGGAACCTCATTTATGCTTTGTCTGTTCGGTGGCTTTCTAGGCGACACTTACGTTGGAAG ATACCTTAACATCGCTGTCTTTGCAGCCGTTCAAGCATCT gGTGTTGCTCTCTTGACGATATCAACTATAATTCCAAGCTTAAGTCCTCCAAAATGCATGGAACATACACCTTGTGTACAAGCAAACACCAAACAGTTAATGATTCTGTTTGCGGCGCTTTATGTCACGGCATTAGGCACTGGAGGTTTGAAATCCAGTGTTCCTGGCTTTGGTTCAGATCAATTTGATGCTACTGATAAACAAGAGAAGAAGCAGATGATTAAGTTTCTCAATTGGTTCTACTTCTTTGCAAACATAGGATCTTTGATTGCAGTGACGGTTCTTGTGTATATTCAAGATCATCAAGGGAGAGATTGGGGTTATGGTATATGTGTCTGTGCTATTGTGCTAGCACTTGTTGTGTTTTTGGGTGGCACCAGAAAGTATCGGTACAAGAAACCGGTAGGTAGTCCGTTGACTCAGATTGCGGTCGTGTTTGTGGCTGCTTGGAGGAAGAGGAACTTGCAATTGCCCTCTGATTCTGCAGAGCTCTTTACCGATGATGATGGCGTCTTACATGAACCTCCTAGGATGATCAAGCAGAGATTGCCACACAGCAAGCAGTTTCG TTTCTTGGATAAAGCTGCAATCAAGGACTTTGCGAGTGCCGGTGGAATCATGAAGATAAATAAGTGGTATCTTTCTACCTTAACAGATGTTGAGGAAGTGAAACTGGTGCTAAGAATGCTTCCTATATGGGCCTCAACGGTCGTGTTTTGGACAGTTCAAGTTCAAATGATGACACTCTCGGTATCACAGGCAACAACCATGGATCGTCGCATTGGAAAATCATTTCAAATCCCAGCTGCATCAATGACCTCCTTCTTAATCGGAACTATTCTCCTAACCATCCCTTTTTACGACCATTTCATTAGTCCAGTTGCAAAAAAAGTTCTTAAGAATCCACAAGGGCTTAGCCCGTTACAACACACTGGAGTTGGTTTAGTTCTGTCAATCTTATCTATGGTAGCGGCCGCTCTTATTGAGAAAAAGCGATTAACATTCACGCAATCACATGGTTTGTTTAACAATCCATCCGGAAAGACCCGGCTAAGTGTTTTCTGGTTGGTGCCACAATTTTGCATCGTAGGCTCCGGGGAAGCCTTCATGTATATGGGACTACTCGACTTCTTTCTCAGAGAATGTCCAGACGGAATGAAAACTATGAGCATGGGACTATTCTTAAGCTCGAGATCACTAGGATTTTTCTTCAGCTCGTTGTTAGTGTCTACGGTGAATAAAATAACAGGTCCAATTCAGCCATGGATTGCAAATAATCTCAACCAAGGAAGGCTTTATAACTATTACTGGCTTTTGGCTATCTTGAGTGCTAtaaatttgtttatatatttggCTTGTGCAAAGTGGTATGTGTACAAAGATAAGAGGGTTTCTGAGGAAAGCATGGAAGAGTAA